AGAGGACACCTATTTCATCGGTCTGTGACTCAAGGGGCTCGTGCTGTGACTCTCCATTCTCAAGTGCCTTGACAGCGCGAACAAGCCTGCCTACTGGCTTCGTTACAGTCGAAGACAGAACAAGAAAACAGACCAGACTTGTGATGAAGGCGACTATCAGCATTTGAACAGAAAACCTGATGGCATCGAGTCCGGCTTCCCGGTGAATGGCGCTGGTTGAAAGTGACAGTAGGAGTTTTGCTTTGGAACCCTTGGAGCTGCTCTTTCCAATGTCTATTGTTGATCCAACCCAGTAGCGTGAGAATCCGACAGAGACTCCCTGCTTCATTTGAGCATGCCCGGTTACGACCTCTTGAGCCCTTACAATTCCGTCATTCTCCCATCCCCTGGCAACGATTTCCGGAATTGTCCTCCCGATGTACTTCGTCCTTCCGGCAAGAAGAACTTCTCCTGCATCGTTGACCACTACTATTCCCCTTACCATCCTGACTGCACAGAGATTGCCCACTATCCTCTGTGCGACTGCCCGATCTCCCTTTGACAGAAGTCTTTCCAGGCTGGCTGAAAGACTTTCGACTATTGAAGCTCCCTGTATGTGCAGACTCTCCATTGCCTGCCGGTGGTGGTTCTTGTACTCCATGTATGAAGTCACGATCGCCCCGGCAAAAACAATGGAAAAGACTGCGACGGCAATCTTCAGAGGGAGAGGTCTTCTTATTTTGTCAGGCTCTCTACCCAAAGAACTCCCTTCGTAAGAAGATCCAGAAGCGGTTTTCTGTCAAGAATCATGTTTGAACTGACTCGCTTGTCGGTCATCCCGATTGAATAGAGAGTCTGTGACACGTGATCGGCAGTCTCGTAGAGCGGGCCGGGCATGTTTTCCATTCCGAACGCCGCAAGATTCAATCTCAAATCAAGAACATTCACTCCGTTCAATCCGACCGAAAATTCCTCCGGTTTCACATTCATGCACTCTGCCATTATCAGAGACGCTTCTGCAGGATGTTTCCTCCAATATGAGAGCGCCCTCAGCCATGCTTTGAGAATGGCAGGCACAACGTTCGGATTCTTTTCAGTCACATCTTGTCTAAAGCAGATGACGTCAACGATTTCCCAGGGAATTTCCCGTGATGTGAACAGGAGAGTTCCTCGTCCTTTGGCCATCCTCGAAAGAAATGGCTCCCACGTTACCGCAGCATCGAGAGTGCCGTCGTTGAACATTTTCTCAGCTTCCGGAGGAGAAATATCAACGAGTTCAAGCTCGCTCGCCTGCACCCCGCTCTTCTCAAGCGCTCTGGTCAGTGTAAAGTGCCCGAGAGAAGCGTTCTCCAGTCCCACTCTCTTTCCCCTGAGGTCTTTCAAGGAAGTGATGCCGCTCCGGGCCACAATTCCGGCCCCCCCGTAAGAATAGTCAATGACAAACGGAATACTCACTCTCGTTCCGCGGGAGGCAAGTATTTCTGCATCGACCATGGTGGTGAGGGAAACATCTACGTTCCCTTTTTCAAGCGCAACACGCGAATCGTGGGGCGACAAGAACTCTATGATCTCAACATCTATTCCCTCATCCTTGAAGAACCCCTTTTCTTCTACCAGAAAGAGGAGGGAATACGCGGGCCTGATATCCAGCCCTATCCTGATAGGCTCTCTCAGGGCAGGCTGACATGAAAAAGCAGATAACAACAGAGAAAGGATAACCAGTGTTTTGCGCACAGAAATCCCTTTCTAAGGCATTATAGCCTTCTGGGATATTAGTATCGGCGATTCCGGGGGATTCTTGACCCTTCTATTCGTCCTTGAGCGTTTTCCAGTCTATCGAATAGAGGGTGTAGAAAACAGGAGTTGGCCTCGTTATTCCAAGTCCGGAAATTGAGCCTGTCATAACGGGCCGGAGGGACGCGCGCAGTCTTTCATCATTCATCAGGCGTTCCTTTATCTGTGATCTGTCAACAAGATAGTCGGTTCTCTCGTATCTTCCGAAGCTCAGGTCCGACGCAACTTTTTCGACATCGAACTCTCTCTCTCTCAGAAGGTCCATCAGATGAGGTGAAACCAATGCTCCCAAATCAAGCACTCTTCTGTCGGAATAGTAGCCAATTGCGCCAACGTCAGTCACGGCAACGGTGGCAAGAGGAGGCGAATTCGATTTGAGCCACTTCCCAATCGGGATCAGGGATTCATTCATCCCTTTGGAGAAGTTCTTTGTATGGGGATAGGCCTCGAATCTCAGGATATAAAGGTTCACGGAGATTGCGAAAACCGCAAGGAGCGTTGCCCACAAGGCGGCTTTGCCGGCTTTTCCCCGAAACGAGTCATAGATGGATTCAAGTGAGAGAAATCCCAGAAGGGTCACCGCCGGCAGAACCGGGGCAAGATATCTGGAGAGCACTTCGACCCCCCGCAGAATGTAAAACGAAGGTAGAAGCGCAAGCCACAGTATGAGGATGAATCTCTCGTTGAGAAGCCGGGGCAACTTCTTCAGTCCTCCGGACGAGACGACCATGATGATGAACAAGACGATTGCCAGGATCTCCGGCCCCTGAGTCGCAAGGATTATCTTGCCTGATCTCAGCGCGGCACCAAGTACCTCCGCACCGCTATGTGCGAATCTTCCTGCTTTGACAAGGGCCGTTGTCGGGATCACAGTGCCGAATGTTCTTTCCGCATAGATCAGCCAGGGCGAGAGAACAACAACATTCAAGACCAACGAAAACACAAAGCTCCTGAGCCTTCTTCCCTTCCAAGTGAGCCTGCCGGCCAGCATGAGAACAGCGAGGAGAGCCCCTTCCGGCCGGGAAAGAGCAGAGAGTGCGGAGAAGATAGGAGAGACTCCGAAACTTGTTCCTCTCAGCTTTTCCCTCTCGTGCAAGAAAATGGAAAGAAGGACAGTAAACACGACAAGCGAGGTTTCCATTCCCGAGAGGGACCACCTCACGACCCACGCGTCGAACGTGAAAGCGAATACTGCGCCGATGACGAATTCTTTTCTCTTCAATGACAGCGATGCAAGGCGGAAGAAGACAAAAATCGAGCCAAGGGAGAAGATGAAACCGAGAATCTTGCTCACCGCGGGAAGGTCCTGGGTCGCGCTGCCAAACAAGGCAACCAGAAAGACCCAGAGGGGGCTGGTGGCGCCAAGAACGGCCTCGCCCGTGTTGAAGCACAATCCGTAGCCGTTCTTCAGATTCTTCGCATACTGAAGGTGTATGAACGTGTCGTCTGTGATATAGCCGAGGAACGGAATCTCCACCAGAACGAAAAGGAGCAAGATTGACAGCCACAGCGTTCTATTCTTCATTGTCGCTTACCTCTGTTGAGCCGCCGCTCTTCGAGATGTCCTTTCCCTCCTGCCGAGAATGTCGATCCTTCTCGGACTCGCTCACTCGAATTTGTGAACTCGGCCTACGGCCTCAGACAGCACAAATTCGCCCCTTCGGGTCACTCCCTCGTCCAAGAAGGGACTCCAGAGATTCTCGGAAAGTCGGTTCAAGGACATCTTTCCAACGTCGCGACCGGACCAGAGTCTGGCTGCTATCGTTTCCACTTCAGGCCCCCTGCGTAGCAGTAGAACACCAGGAAGTCTATTAGCTTGAACGTGACCGGGCTTGCAGGCGTGCGTTCGGCAATGAAGCGCCCAGTCCGGAAGAAGGGCTTTCTCAGGAAGACTGAGAGCAGCAGCTTCCTCGCAATGTCGCCCCAACTATCCTCTCCTACTGCCGGGCACTCAAGAAGATTCAGTCTCAGCACCTTCCTGAGCTCGGGATGTTTGTCAATGAGGATTCTCAGGGACGATTTTCCGCACAGCACTTTTTTCTCAAGGAACTCATCAAGTGAGTGCCTGTGGATGTGGAAGGACTTGGCATTCTCCGCATAGACAAACTCTCCTCCCACCTTTCCCATCCGGTGCCCCAGGTCGACGTCCTCAAAGCCATAGGTGACAAACTCCGGGTCAAAGAGTCCGACCGAAATGAGGAATTCCCTCTTCACAGACGAGTTGTTTGTCAGGAAATACCGTGGCGGGATGTTCTTCTTGTCCTTCACCTTCTTGACACCTCTGGTATCCAGGTATCTCGAAACCGAAGAGCCATTTGCCTCCGGCGCGGTTGACACATTTCCTATTACGACCCTTTTCCGCGCGTCGCCCTGGGCAGTGACGTGAGCCTGAATGAAATCGGGTCCGACGATCATGTCATCGTCAAGAAATACGACTATCTCTCCAGTTGCACGGAGAATCCCGGTATTCCTCGATGGTGCCCTTCCTCTTGTCTCGGCATGTCTCTCAAATACCAGCGGAACCGGATGCGGACTCGCAAGAATTTCGGAAGTGCCGTCCCGTGAACCGTCATCAACGACAACGATCTCAAACCGGGAGCCATCGAACCTCTGAGAGAAGAGTGCACCGAGTGTCCTGGAAAGAAGGTGCTTCTTATTGCACGTTGGAATGACGACGCTCACCTTTTTCAAAGAGATTCACCTTCCCGCTGCAAATCGTTTGTAGATCTGGTCCATCTTCTCCATGTTCTTCCTGTGATCTGCACGGCTGGACACAATCTCACGGGATACTTTGCCAAACTCTTTTCTCTTATCCGGATTCTTGAGGAGATAGAGAAGCGCGCCGACCAACTCCTCCCTGCTCCCGGGTTCCACGACCATCCCGTTTTTCCCGTTTTCTATCCACTCAAGACTTGATTTCAGGCTGCTCACAACGATTGCGGCACCACAGGCCATCGCCTCAAGAAGCGAGACTGCAGTTGCATCCACCGAAGGGACAGTGACGAAGACATCCGAGGCCCTGACGAGGCCTGGAAGTTTCTCATGAGCCACCCTTCCCAGAAAAATCGTGGAAGAGGAAATACCAAGTTTTCTCGCTTTGTCAACAAATCGTGAATCATCGCCTTCATAGCCGGTGAAAATATACTTTGCATTCGGAAAGCTCTTCAAGATATCCGGGATGGAATCAACGATGACATCAATGTTGTAGTAGTCTTTCGTGAAGCTCCTCGTACTGAGAATGACCGGCTCATCCTCTTTGATCCCGAGTTCCCGTCGCGTATCTGTCGCAACAGTCGGATCGAACCTGCTCAGGTCAACACCCCACTGGATAACTGTCGCGTTATCTCGTTTCGCACCCATGCGGATGGCTTCCTCAACTATGTCTGCCGAGTCGCCAGTCACGAAATCTGCCTTCCCGAGAGCATATCTGGCCAGAAACCCTTTCAGAGCAGACTCCCTCGGAGTCAGGTAAACGTCATCGCCCCAGACCGTCAGAATGAACGGATGGAAGTTCGAAAACGCCCCCCAGTATCCGTAGCCGGTAAGGAAATGAGTATGCAATATGTCGGGGTTAAGCTTCGAGAGAATCTTCTTGATTCTTATGAGGCCGAAAGCGTATTTGATGGGTTTCGGGAGTGAGGAAAAACCTATCTGATGGACAGGAATTCCGTCCATCTTGCAGGGTTGTGAAGTTATCAGATGAACTTCATACCCTTTGTCCCGGAAAAAACAAAGCCATCGTTCGGTGTGTATATGATTCCCAATTGAGAGGTAAGCTATTTTCACGCTGTCTCCGCTCTGCCCCTTCCCTTATCTTCTCAGAACTCTCTTCGGCCAGTCGAGCAAAAACCTGATTGTTCCAACCAGTTTCCTGTTCGTCAGAAGCTCCTCAATCCTTCCTCTTTCCGCCTCGTCGAATATCCCGCCGAAGGCAACTCCCAGATTGAAGATTATGAGAACCGGAAGCGTCACAGCAAACAAAACGAGAATGTTTGAAGGATGAAAGATTTCCGCAAGAACGGCTGAGCAAAGGAAAGCCGGCGCTGCAGACAGAACCAGCCGTCCAGGGCAAATATCGGCAAAACTGAACTCCAGGTAGACTCTCGCAAAACGGATATTGAGAAACAGGATACAGATGGATGCGAAAGCCTGCGAAATCATCATGCCCCACAATCCCAGTCTTCCGATCAGGAGAACTCCCGAGAAAAGGTATATCACGTACCAGGCAAGATCCGATCCTACGGAAAGGCCGATCCTGCCGGTGGCCCTCAGGGTGGTAGTCACCGAGGAATAGAGACAGGCAAGAGGCACGAGGAATGCCATGAACAGTAGAAGGGGCTCACTTCCCTGAAACTCTTTGCTGGTCACAAGGAGAACAAGAGCCCTGTTGCCCAGGACGACAAAGCAGAGGACCAGAAATCCCAGGAGAAACTCAATCTTCATCAGAAGCGTGAGGTCGGCCCTTATCTCACGGTTTCCCTTCTCCCATTTCCTTGTGATCTCTGGTGAGACCGCAAGGAGCGGAAGGAACAGAAGCTTCTTGAAGAAATACATTATCCTCGATGCCACGTGAAGAAGTGACACTGCCTGAAAGCTCATGAAGCCGCCGACCACCAGCCGGTCCGAGTTCTCCAAGCCGAGTCCGATGAAAGTCATGAGGCACGCACCTTTCCAGAAGCTGGAAACCTCTGACGCGGCGCCCAACATTGTTAGCTTTCTCTCGCCTTTCCGCCGGAAGAACAGGAGCCAGAGAGTTGCAAGTGAAACTATGACTACAATCGCCCCTATGGTGATGAAGACTTTGAAGAGAGCCATGACATCGAGCCGATTTCTGATCACAAAGATCCACAGGGTGACAAGTCCTTGAAAAAGTATTTCGAAGACAAAAGGAAAGGTCATTCTCGATAGACCGTTGAATGCACCGTAGATGATGGCCCTCAAGACTCCGAAAGCCACGTACGTTGAGGCGAGGAGTATTATCTTCAGACCGAGCGGGGACTCGTGGAAGAGCGAAGATAATCTTCCTCCGAAGGCAATCAATGGAATGATCAGAACGACTGCCATGAAACTGGAGAGAATCAGGGAGAATCTGACAAGGTCTCTGGATTTCTCTCTCTCGCCTCTCGCCTCAAACAGAGGAATGAATCTGAGTAGAACGAAAGGCAGCCCCAGCTCCATCAGGGCGCCGAAAATTGCGCCCGCCGCGACGCTGGAGGCATAGATGCCGAAACCTATCGGTCCGAGCCAGACGGCAATTATTTTCGCTTGAATGAGTGTGAAAAAGAGGGTTGAAAAGTGGGATGCAAAAAGGGCGAGAGTGTTTCCCGCAACTCTTTTCATCTCTTGCCCAGCGGAGGAACCAGCTCCTTGAGCTTGTCCAGAACTCTCTGATCATCAAGGGTGGCGCAGAGTCTCTCTATCTCCGTTATCTCCTTGTCCAGGTC
Above is a genomic segment from Candidatus Eisenbacteria bacterium containing:
- a CDS encoding ABC transporter substrate-binding protein; protein product: MRKTLVILSLLLSAFSCQPALREPIRIGLDIRPAYSLLFLVEEKGFFKDEGIDVEIIEFLSPHDSRVALEKGNVDVSLTTMVDAEILASRGTRVSIPFVIDYSYGGAGIVARSGITSLKDLRGKRVGLENASLGHFTLTRALEKSGVQASELELVDISPPEAEKMFNDGTLDAAVTWEPFLSRMAKGRGTLLFTSREIPWEIVDVICFRQDVTEKNPNVVPAILKAWLRALSYWRKHPAEASLIMAECMNVKPEEFSVGLNGVNVLDLRLNLAAFGMENMPGPLYETADHVSQTLYSIGMTDKRVSSNMILDRKPLLDLLTKGVLWVESLTK
- a CDS encoding glycosyltransferase, which translates into the protein MSVVIPTCNKKHLLSRTLGALFSQRFDGSRFEIVVVDDGSRDGTSEILASPHPVPLVFERHAETRGRAPSRNTGILRATGEIVVFLDDDMIVGPDFIQAHVTAQGDARKRVVIGNVSTAPEANGSSVSRYLDTRGVKKVKDKKNIPPRYFLTNNSSVKREFLISVGLFDPEFVTYGFEDVDLGHRMGKVGGEFVYAENAKSFHIHRHSLDEFLEKKVLCGKSSLRILIDKHPELRKVLRLNLLECPAVGEDSWGDIARKLLLSVFLRKPFFRTGRFIAERTPASPVTFKLIDFLVFYCYAGGLKWKR
- a CDS encoding glycosyltransferase family 4 protein; its protein translation is MKIAYLSIGNHIHTERWLCFFRDKGYEVHLITSQPCKMDGIPVHQIGFSSLPKPIKYAFGLIRIKKILSKLNPDILHTHFLTGYGYWGAFSNFHPFILTVWGDDVYLTPRESALKGFLARYALGKADFVTGDSADIVEEAIRMGAKRDNATVIQWGVDLSRFDPTVATDTRRELGIKEDEPVILSTRSFTKDYYNIDVIVDSIPDILKSFPNAKYIFTGYEGDDSRFVDKARKLGISSSTIFLGRVAHEKLPGLVRASDVFVTVPSVDATAVSLLEAMACGAAIVVSSLKSSLEWIENGKNGMVVEPGSREELVGALLYLLKNPDKRKEFGKVSREIVSSRADHRKNMEKMDQIYKRFAAGR
- a CDS encoding oligosaccharide flippase family protein gives rise to the protein MKRVAGNTLALFASHFSTLFFTLIQAKIIAVWLGPIGFGIYASSVAAGAIFGALMELGLPFVLLRFIPLFEARGEREKSRDLVRFSLILSSFMAVVLIIPLIAFGGRLSSLFHESPLGLKIILLASTYVAFGVLRAIIYGAFNGLSRMTFPFVFEILFQGLVTLWIFVIRNRLDVMALFKVFITIGAIVVIVSLATLWLLFFRRKGERKLTMLGAASEVSSFWKGACLMTFIGLGLENSDRLVVGGFMSFQAVSLLHVASRIMYFFKKLLFLPLLAVSPEITRKWEKGNREIRADLTLLMKIEFLLGFLVLCFVVLGNRALVLLVTSKEFQGSEPLLLFMAFLVPLACLYSSVTTTLRATGRIGLSVGSDLAWYVIYLFSGVLLIGRLGLWGMMISQAFASICILFLNIRFARVYLEFSFADICPGRLVLSAAPAFLCSAVLAEIFHPSNILVLFAVTLPVLIIFNLGVAFGGIFDEAERGRIEELLTNRKLVGTIRFLLDWPKRVLRR